In the Podospora pseudocomata strain CBS 415.72m chromosome 5, whole genome shotgun sequence genome, one interval contains:
- a CDS encoding hypothetical protein (EggNog:ENOG50KOG4177; COG:I) has protein sequence MLTPKSPVLKTPLHLAAENDKLEAAHLLVCQGANTLVQDKCGRCPTEYAIMRGHTDMFELFIEDTGDTRYTGALPQRDFVTSVQCSAVDIVRCILDRLPRIENSSGGVDSFLHIAARDSNGEIIKLLRDRLPGLDTNHAGVKGTTPIHDAVAHKNVEALQPLLKANPDLEKTDDDGKTPLLLSVRKGMSPGICRLPLNAGAAKLLLEHGAQVNNPGKTMAQSQHYKAAYTGNSRTVEVLQSFKAEVNWHNSQIVVKPPRSNDNLAICQSLEWPMRSFSTACGCEVLCKKR, from the coding sequence ATGTTAACGCCAAAATCTCCTGTACTCAAAACCCCTCTGCATCTGGCGGCCGAGAATGACAAACTGGAAGCTGCGCATCTTTTGGTTTGCCAGGGAGCTAATACTTTAGTTCAGGATAAATGTGGGCGGTGTCCCACTGAGTATGCAATCATGAGAGGCCATACAGACATGTTCGAGCTTTTTATTGAGGACACTGGCGACACTAGATATACTGGCGCACTACCACAACGCGATTTCGTCACTTCTGTTCAGTGCTCGGCTGTCGACATCGTCAGGTGCATCCTTGATCGACTCCCACGTATCGAGAATAGCTCTGGGGGCGTTGACTCCTTTCTGCACATCGCCGCGCGTGACTCGAACGGCGAGATAATCAAGCTCTTGCGCGACCGCCTCCCAGGACTTGACACAAACCACGCAGGGGTCAAAGGAACGACGCCCATCCACGATGCCGTCGCTCATAAAAATGTGGAAGCCCTGCAGCCGCTGCTGAAAGCCAACCCGGATCTGGAGAAGACTGATGACGATGGTAAAACGCCGTTGCTTCTATCTGTCCGCAAGGGTATGTCTCCAGGCATCTGCAGGCTCCCTCTTAATGCAGGGGCTGCCAAGCTACTTCTGGAGCATGGGGCCCAGGTTAACAATCCAGGAAAGACAATGGCCCAAAGCCAGCATTACAAAGCTGCGTATACAGGAAACTCCAGAACTGTTGAGGTCCTGCAGAGCTTCAAGGCGGAAGTCAACTGGCACAACTCCCAAATCGTGGTCAAGCCTCCACGCAGCAATGATAACCTCGCCATTTGCCAAAGCCTGGAGTGGCCAATGAGATCTTTCTCCACAGCTTGTGGATGTGAAGTGCTTTGTAAGAAGAGATGA